One Tolypothrix bouteillei VB521301 DNA window includes the following coding sequences:
- the purH gene encoding bifunctional phosphoribosylaminoimidazolecarboxamide formyltransferase/IMP cyclohydrolase, giving the protein MARLALLSVSNKTGLIDLARNLVEEFDFEIISSGGTAKALKDAGISVKKVADYTGSPEILGGRVKTLHPRIHGGILARRDLPEDLTDLENNQIRPIDLVVVNLYPFEETISTQGVTLPEAIEQIDIGGPAMLRAASKNFAHVTILCEPEQYEEYVQEMRRSSGNPSFEFRQRCGLKGFLHTSSYDRAIAEYLSQNISPNREGEVFDSYNLSGKQLQSLRYGENPHQTAAWYQTGAHPSGWAAATKLQGKELSYNNLVDLEASRTLIAEFTETSAAAIIKHNNPCGVALGKTLHEAYQKAFNADSISAFGGIVALNRTIDAETATELTKTFLECVVAPDCDAQAQEILAAKSKVRVLTLPHLSSGPKDLVKVIAGGFLVQAADDVVNDTSQWQFVTEKKPTEQELEELLFAWKVCKHVKSNAIVVSRDLTTLGIGAGQMNRVGSVKIALEQAGEKTKGAFLASDGFFPFDDSVRTAAAAGIAAIVQPGGSLRDQDSIKAANELGLIMVLTGTRHFLH; this is encoded by the coding sequence ATGGCACGTCTAGCACTGCTGAGTGTATCTAACAAAACTGGTTTAATCGATCTTGCCCGTAACTTGGTGGAAGAGTTTGACTTTGAAATCATCAGCAGTGGCGGTACAGCTAAAGCTTTGAAAGATGCAGGAATATCAGTAAAAAAAGTAGCTGATTATACAGGTTCGCCAGAAATTTTGGGTGGACGAGTCAAAACACTGCATCCTCGGATTCATGGCGGTATTCTCGCTCGCAGAGACTTACCTGAAGATCTCACAGATTTAGAAAATAACCAGATTCGCCCCATTGATTTGGTTGTGGTGAATCTTTATCCTTTTGAGGAAACTATATCTACTCAAGGTGTGACTCTACCTGAGGCGATTGAACAAATAGATATTGGTGGTCCAGCCATGCTTAGGGCTGCATCAAAAAACTTTGCCCACGTTACAATTTTGTGCGAGCCAGAGCAGTATGAGGAATATGTACAAGAAATGCGCCGCTCAAGTGGCAATCCATCTTTTGAATTTCGCCAAAGATGTGGTTTAAAGGGATTTTTGCATACTTCGAGCTACGATCGCGCCATCGCTGAATATCTCAGTCAAAATATCTCCCCCAATCGTGAGGGAGAAGTGTTTGACAGCTACAATCTTTCTGGCAAACAACTGCAATCTCTTCGCTATGGAGAAAATCCCCATCAAACTGCAGCTTGGTATCAAACGGGGGCTCACCCAAGTGGGTGGGCAGCAGCAACTAAACTGCAGGGCAAAGAACTTAGTTACAATAACCTAGTAGACTTAGAAGCATCTCGAACTCTGATTGCTGAATTTACCGAGACAAGCGCAGCCGCAATTATCAAACATAACAATCCTTGTGGTGTTGCTCTAGGAAAAACTCTTCACGAAGCCTATCAAAAAGCGTTTAATGCCGACTCTATCTCTGCTTTTGGTGGAATTGTCGCCCTCAACCGTACCATTGATGCTGAAACTGCAACTGAATTAACAAAGACGTTTCTAGAATGTGTGGTTGCTCCTGATTGCGATGCTCAAGCACAAGAGATTTTGGCTGCTAAGTCAAAAGTGCGGGTATTAACATTACCGCACCTCAGCAGTGGACCAAAAGATTTGGTGAAAGTCATTGCAGGAGGGTTTCTCGTACAAGCCGCTGATGATGTAGTTAATGATACAAGTCAATGGCAATTTGTCACGGAGAAAAAACCTACAGAACAAGAGTTGGAAGAGCTGCTCTTCGCTTGGAAAGTCTGCAAACACGTCAAGTCTAATGCGATCGTTGTGAGTCGCGATCTCACAACCTTAGGGATAGGTGCAGGTCAAATGAACCGTGTTGGCTCTGTCAAAATTGCCTTAGAACAAGCAGGGGAAAAAACAAAAGGGGCATTTCTTGCAAGTGATGGTTTCTTTCCCTTTGATGATTCGGTCAGAACTGCAGCAGCAGCTGGTATTGCTGCTATTGTTCAACCAGGAGGCAGTTTGCGCGACCAAGATTCTATCAAAGCAGCCAATGAATTGGGTTTAATTATGGTGTTAACGGGTACTCGCCACTTTTTACACTAA
- a CDS encoding alpha/beta hydrolase — MTPTLQSINIPPQTDQPPKGLIVTLHGWGANAEDVAYLLPFFRLPEYQFIFPNAPYPYPYSAIGKAWYDLQTENLYQGLSESRQQLIDWLKSLESSTGVPLSRTILSGFSQGGAMTLDVGVTLPLAGLISMSGYLHPIPKKDETQNDSSSKISTNTPLPPVLIMHGTQDTVVPLQAAVIARQTLESSGFSVEYHEFDMGHEIRPEMLELLRNFIVANT; from the coding sequence ATGACTCCTACTTTACAATCTATCAATATACCTCCACAAACAGACCAGCCTCCAAAAGGTCTAATTGTAACTTTGCACGGGTGGGGAGCAAATGCTGAGGATGTGGCATATCTTTTACCTTTTTTTAGGTTACCTGAATATCAATTCATATTTCCTAATGCGCCGTATCCTTATCCTTATTCTGCTATAGGAAAAGCTTGGTATGACCTACAAACGGAAAATTTGTATCAAGGATTGTCAGAAAGTCGCCAACAGCTAATAGATTGGTTGAAATCCCTGGAAAGTAGCACGGGAGTGCCTCTATCTCGCACAATTCTGAGTGGTTTTTCTCAAGGAGGGGCTATGACTTTGGATGTAGGAGTCACATTACCTCTAGCGGGATTAATTTCCATGAGTGGATATTTACATCCAATTCCCAAAAAAGACGAAACACAAAATGATTCTTCTTCAAAAATATCTACAAATACACCTCTGCCTCCCGTCTTAATTATGCATGGCACTCAAGATACAGTTGTGCCGCTGCAAGCAGCAGTTATAGCACGACAAACTCTTGAATCTTCAGGGTTCTCAGTAGAATACCATGAATTTGACATGGGTCATGAAATCCGTCCGGAAATGCTAGAGTTATTACGCAATTTTATAGTTGCTAATACTTAG
- a CDS encoding DUF2555 domain-containing protein: MTTLSISKKEIAAMTPQEVEKLATRLEQDNYSGAFEGLNDWHLLRAIAFQRPELVEPYIHLLDLEAYDEA, from the coding sequence ATGACAACTCTAAGCATTTCTAAGAAAGAAATTGCTGCTATGACTCCACAAGAGGTGGAAAAATTAGCAACACGTCTGGAACAAGATAACTACAGTGGCGCTTTTGAGGGTTTGAATGATTGGCATCTACTGCGGGCGATCGCTTTCCAACGTCCTGAGTTAGTCGAACCATACATTCATCTGTTAGATCTTGAAGCGTATGATGAAGCGTAA
- the coaBC gene encoding bifunctional phosphopantothenoylcysteine decarboxylase/phosphopantothenate--cysteine ligase CoaBC — MTNPKFKITPLASTGETPTTQWLQNPKLRRVIVGVGGGIAAYKICEVVSALFKSGVEVKVILTNSAQKFITPLTLATLSRHPAYTDEMFWQSDRSRPLHIDLGEWADLILIAPVTANTLAKLAYGLADNLLANTVLASRCPVLLAPAMNTDMWEQAVVQRNWHQLLTDPRYHGIGTASGLLACDRVGAGRMAEPWEIIAYVQSLLHTAGQKDLAGKQVLISAGGTREYLDPVRFIGNPSTGKMGLALAQAALHRGANVTLVHGLATWEIPLGITAIPVVSASEMRSHMVRCLSNADVIIMSAAVADVKPRDYSPEKLAKKALPEALPLEPVPDIVAELAQIKQSHQRLIGFAAQTGDIVKPALEKLHRKNLDAIVANPVDEPGSGFGSDTNQAVFLDKQGQRFEIPPCSKLEMAHHIFDFLTPKLTD, encoded by the coding sequence ATGACCAATCCAAAATTCAAAATCACGCCACTTGCTTCAACGGGGGAAACCCCCACAACGCAGTGGCTCCAAAATCCAAAATTGAGAAGAGTGATTGTAGGTGTAGGCGGCGGTATTGCTGCCTATAAAATTTGTGAGGTTGTGTCCGCACTGTTTAAAAGCGGTGTAGAGGTCAAAGTAATTCTTACAAATTCAGCACAAAAATTTATCACGCCTTTAACTCTAGCAACCCTCTCCCGTCATCCAGCTTATACAGATGAAATGTTTTGGCAATCGGATCGCTCTCGTCCACTGCATATAGATTTGGGAGAGTGGGCAGATCTGATTTTAATTGCTCCAGTCACGGCAAATACGCTGGCAAAGTTAGCTTATGGCTTAGCTGACAATTTGCTGGCAAACACTGTTTTGGCGTCCAGATGTCCGGTGCTGTTAGCCCCAGCAATGAACACTGATATGTGGGAGCAAGCAGTCGTACAGAGGAATTGGCACCAACTTTTAACAGACCCACGGTATCACGGGATCGGAACAGCATCGGGATTGCTAGCATGCGATCGCGTTGGGGCGGGTAGAATGGCAGAGCCTTGGGAAATTATTGCTTATGTCCAATCGCTGTTACATACCGCAGGGCAAAAAGATTTAGCAGGAAAACAAGTTTTGATTAGTGCTGGTGGAACGCGAGAGTATCTCGACCCCGTCAGATTTATTGGCAATCCTTCTACAGGCAAAATGGGCTTAGCATTAGCACAAGCAGCACTTCACCGAGGTGCAAATGTAACTTTAGTACATGGGTTGGCAACTTGGGAGATTCCTCTGGGAATTACGGCAATTCCGGTTGTGAGTGCGTCAGAAATGCGATCGCATATGGTGAGGTGTTTATCAAATGCAGATGTTATTATTATGTCCGCAGCAGTTGCAGATGTTAAGCCGAGAGATTACAGCCCAGAGAAATTAGCAAAGAAAGCTCTCCCTGAAGCTTTACCTTTAGAACCAGTACCCGATATTGTTGCTGAATTAGCACAAATCAAACAATCCCATCAGCGTTTAATTGGATTTGCAGCGCAAACAGGAGATATAGTCAAGCCAGCATTAGAGAAATTACATAGGAAAAATTTAGATGCGATCGTTGCTAATCCAGTAGATGAACCGGGAAGTGGATTTGGTAGTGACACCAATCAAGCTGTTTTTTTAGACAAGCAAGGACAGCGCTTTGAGATACCTCCCTGTTCTAAATTAGAAATGGCTCATCATATTTTCGATTTTTTAACTCCTAAATTGACTGATTAA
- a CDS encoding FG-GAP repeat domain-containing protein has protein sequence MTESLNTTIKTNTSNTSPLNDSQNNSYVSVDSSLNQSYYGSSQSSLESDLTTDNNVSATSNTNPLLNSAAIFADFNGDGKNDKLWYNSQTGETSLWLMDGSNVLAEASLKTLTPGSTLNIADFNADNKTDLLIHNTQTGESSIWIMDGTTIVSEAALTSLSGEWSPTLVDFNADSKTDIFWRNSQTGENQAWLMDGTTITSEAALDSFDSNWTAKAGFFNGDTNTDILWRNNATGENIIWFMNGTTASASAAPTLGTEWEIASLGDVNFSIQTFETDVVWRNSATGENKIWLFDDGNVVSDTALPTLTGSGWKSSIGDFDGNGSTDLFWYNEETGENKVWIMDGATVVSDVSLQSQSPGGAWQASISDVNGDGKTDIFWRNYQTGENKLWTMDGTTYSESPVAARSPEWYTA, from the coding sequence ATGACGGAATCTCTCAATACAACAATCAAGACAAATACTTCTAATACATCACCTCTTAATGACAGCCAAAATAACTCCTATGTTAGTGTAGATAGTTCACTTAATCAGAGCTATTATGGTTCTTCACAATCATCTTTAGAATCAGATTTAACAACTGATAACAACGTTTCTGCAACAAGCAATACCAATCCACTCTTGAATAGTGCTGCGATTTTTGCTGATTTTAATGGTGATGGTAAGAACGATAAGCTTTGGTATAATTCTCAAACTGGAGAAACTTCTCTTTGGTTAATGGATGGTAGCAATGTTCTTGCTGAAGCATCTCTTAAAACTTTAACTCCTGGCTCAACATTGAATATTGCTGATTTTAATGCTGATAACAAAACCGATCTTCTCATACACAATACTCAGACAGGCGAAAGCAGTATTTGGATTATGGATGGGACAACAATTGTCTCAGAGGCTGCGCTAACTTCTTTAAGTGGCGAATGGAGCCCTACCCTTGTTGATTTTAACGCCGACAGCAAAACTGATATTTTCTGGCGCAACAGTCAAACAGGCGAAAACCAAGCTTGGTTGATGGATGGCACTACTATCACATCCGAAGCAGCTTTAGATTCATTTGACTCAAATTGGACAGCTAAAGCAGGCTTTTTCAACGGTGATACCAATACAGATATTTTGTGGCGTAACAATGCAACCGGTGAAAATATCATTTGGTTTATGAATGGTACAACTGCTTCTGCATCTGCAGCGCCTACTCTAGGTACGGAATGGGAAATTGCGAGCCTTGGAGATGTTAACTTCAGTATTCAAACTTTTGAGACTGATGTTGTCTGGCGCAATAGTGCAACCGGTGAGAACAAAATTTGGCTCTTTGATGATGGAAATGTTGTAAGTGATACTGCTTTACCTACACTGACTGGTTCTGGTTGGAAGTCTTCAATTGGTGATTTCGACGGCAATGGCAGCACCGATCTCTTCTGGTACAACGAAGAAACAGGTGAGAATAAAGTTTGGATAATGGATGGTGCAACTGTAGTCAGTGACGTTTCTCTACAATCTCAAAGCCCTGGTGGTGCTTGGCAAGCTAGTATTTCTGATGTCAATGGAGATGGCAAAACTGACATCTTCTGGCGGAATTATCAAACAGGCGAGAACAAGCTTTGGACAATGGATGGTACTACTTATAGTGAATCTCCTGTTGCAGCACGTTCTCCTGAATGGTACACCGCTTAA
- a CDS encoding adenylate/guanylate cyclase domain-containing protein — MTFIPTSTESSRLEEQNYQQLLLLSRRLISEAQAFSSRIASVNEIAIAINQTLKVDEILRVVGKQAKWLLDFEHCSVCLRDKQGTACAKGDKQGTACAKSDRKETWSINTLFSSVAEVECLDISNLGVVSHALRTGQAQLIHDNSTIGFLHQYKSAIVIPLECDRQILGTINFASITPKTYNQEDLRIGYLLAVQLSAAIRNAERFEELNRLYLELEEEKRKSDELLLNILPTDIASELKQTGTVKPVFYESASVLFTDFKNFTQLSEQLTPQELVDELDYCFSCFDQFIEAHNLEKLKTIGDSYMCVGGIPVPNKTHAIDTVLAAINIRAFMQWRKQEKVFLNYPYWDIRIGIHSGPLLAGVIGHKKFAYDVWGDTVNTASRMESSGIPGSINISQNTFELVKDFFAVEYRGKVSAKNKGDIDMYLVTKIKDGLSLDPTGLLPNELFNELYFTLQSSTDPNSEKYPVDTCS; from the coding sequence ATGACTTTTATCCCCACCTCTACTGAAAGTAGTAGGTTGGAAGAACAAAATTATCAACAACTGTTGCTTCTTTCCCGTCGTCTGATATCAGAAGCGCAAGCGTTCTCCAGCCGTATCGCATCTGTTAATGAAATTGCGATCGCCATCAATCAAACCTTAAAAGTAGATGAAATTTTGCGAGTGGTGGGAAAGCAAGCAAAGTGGTTGTTGGATTTTGAACATTGTAGTGTTTGTCTGCGCGATAAGCAGGGTACGGCTTGCGCCAAAGGCGATAAGCAGGGTACGGCTTGCGCTAAGAGCGATCGCAAGGAGACTTGGAGTATAAACACACTTTTTAGTTCTGTTGCTGAAGTTGAGTGTTTGGATATTAGCAACTTAGGTGTCGTCAGTCACGCTCTCAGAACAGGTCAAGCTCAACTGATTCATGACAACTCAACTATCGGTTTTTTACACCAGTATAAATCGGCGATTGTGATTCCTTTGGAGTGCGATCGCCAGATCCTAGGTACCATTAACTTTGCTAGCATAACACCCAAAACATACAATCAAGAAGATTTACGGATCGGTTACTTGCTTGCCGTGCAACTATCAGCAGCCATTCGGAATGCAGAACGATTTGAAGAGTTAAATCGACTGTATCTTGAATTAGAAGAAGAAAAACGCAAATCAGACGAGTTGCTCTTAAATATACTACCAACAGACATTGCCTCCGAGTTAAAACAGACGGGTACAGTCAAACCCGTATTCTATGAATCCGCCTCTGTTCTTTTTACAGACTTCAAGAATTTTACTCAACTATCCGAACAACTGACACCACAAGAGCTCGTTGATGAACTAGACTACTGTTTTTCTTGCTTCGACCAGTTTATTGAAGCACACAATTTAGAAAAACTTAAAACTATTGGAGATAGTTATATGTGCGTTGGCGGAATTCCCGTCCCCAACAAAACTCATGCTATTGATACCGTATTAGCTGCTATAAATATTCGAGCCTTTATGCAATGGCGCAAGCAAGAAAAGGTATTTTTGAACTATCCCTACTGGGATATTCGTATTGGTATCCACTCAGGACCCTTGTTAGCAGGTGTAATCGGACATAAAAAATTTGCTTATGATGTTTGGGGTGATACTGTGAATACAGCTTCTAGAATGGAATCTTCTGGTATTCCCGGTAGCATTAACATTTCTCAAAACACTTTTGAATTAGTAAAAGATTTCTTTGCAGTGGAGTACCGAGGAAAAGTTTCTGCCAAAAATAAAGGTGATATTGATATGTACCTAGTGACTAAAATCAAAGATGGTCTTTCTCTCGATCCAACAGGATTGTTACCAAATGAATTGTTTAACGAACTATATTTTACCTTGCAATCAAGTACCGATCCAAACAGTGAGAAGTATCCAGTTGATACCTGTAGTTAA
- a CDS encoding carboxymuconolactone decarboxylase family protein — protein MAEFPVLEYEQLSDLKAKEIYQEIQVELGFGIVPNLFKSMAINSGVLEANWKKFRATVLQGTVPRTLKEMLGIAISQANSSPYALNVHLHALSSLGMSEEVLKTLVSNFAACPLPTREKAVISFGLKAATEPHNLSSQDFQKLREFGLDDSEIFEIIATADLFTSINRYTDSIALEIDKL, from the coding sequence ATGGCTGAATTTCCCGTACTGGAATACGAGCAACTTTCAGATTTGAAGGCTAAAGAGATATATCAAGAAATCCAAGTAGAACTTGGGTTTGGGATTGTACCCAATCTATTTAAATCAATGGCAATCAATTCTGGAGTGCTAGAAGCAAACTGGAAAAAGTTCCGCGCTACAGTTTTGCAAGGAACTGTTCCTCGCACACTTAAGGAAATGTTGGGAATTGCTATCTCTCAAGCAAACAGCAGTCCTTATGCATTAAATGTTCATTTACACGCATTGTCGTCTTTGGGAATGAGTGAAGAAGTTTTGAAAACTTTGGTTTCCAACTTTGCTGCTTGTCCGCTTCCCACACGAGAAAAGGCAGTCATTAGCTTTGGCTTAAAAGCTGCTACCGAACCTCACAATCTTTCAAGCCAGGATTTTCAAAAGTTGCGAGAGTTTGGATTGGATGATTCGGAAATATTTGAGATTATTGCCACAGCAGATCTATTTACTAGCATAAATCGGTATACAGATTCGATAGCCCTCGAAATAGACAAGTTATGA
- the ftsH2 gene encoding ATP-dependent zinc metalloprotease FtsH2 — MKFSWRVLLLWTLPALVIGFFFWQGAFSGAPTDLSKNAASTRMTYGRFLEYLDANRVTGVDLYEGGRTAIVEAVDPELDNRIQRVRVDLPASAPELIRKLKEKGVSFDAHPMRNDGAIWGLLGNLIFPVLLITGLFFLFRRSSNLPGGPGQAMNFGKSRARFQMEAKTGVKFDDVAGIEEAKEELQEVVTFLKQPEKFTAVGARIPKGVLLVGPPGTGKTLLAKAIAGEAGVPFFSISGSEFVEMFVGVGASRVRDLFKKAKDNAPCIIFIDEIDAVGRQRGAGIGGGNDEREQTLNQLLTEMDGFEGNTGIIIIAATNRPDVLDAALLRPGRFDRQVIVDAPDIKGRLEILKVHARNKKLDPSVSLETIARRCPGFTGADLANLLNEAAILTARRRKDAITNTEIDDAVDRVVAGMEGTPLVDSKSKRLIAYHEIGHAIVGTLLKDHDPVQKVTLIPRGQAQGLTWFIPNEEQGLITRSQLKARITGALGGRAAEDIIFGAAEVTTGAGGDLQQVTGMARQMVTRFGMSDLGPVSLESQTGEVFLGRDWMTRSEYSESIAARIDSQVRVIVDECYQSAKKIVRDNRTVMDRLVDLLIEKESIDGEEFRQIVAEYTSVPEKQQFIPTL; from the coding sequence ATGAAATTTTCCTGGAGAGTTCTACTACTCTGGACATTGCCAGCATTGGTAATTGGCTTTTTCTTTTGGCAAGGCGCATTCTCCGGTGCTCCCACTGACCTAAGTAAGAATGCAGCCAGCACTCGCATGACTTATGGTCGTTTTCTAGAATATTTAGACGCCAATCGCGTCACTGGCGTTGATTTATATGAAGGCGGTAGAACGGCAATTGTGGAAGCTGTCGATCCGGAATTGGATAACCGCATACAGAGAGTGCGGGTAGACTTACCAGCCAGTGCTCCTGAGTTGATTAGAAAGCTTAAAGAGAAAGGAGTGAGTTTTGACGCTCACCCCATGCGAAATGATGGAGCAATTTGGGGACTGTTAGGAAATCTTATTTTTCCTGTCTTATTAATTACCGGGTTGTTTTTCCTGTTTCGTCGTTCTAGCAACCTACCAGGCGGTCCCGGTCAAGCGATGAACTTCGGTAAATCAAGAGCACGCTTCCAAATGGAGGCAAAGACTGGAGTCAAGTTTGATGACGTTGCCGGTATTGAAGAAGCTAAAGAGGAACTGCAAGAAGTTGTTACCTTCCTCAAACAGCCAGAGAAATTTACTGCAGTTGGCGCACGCATTCCCAAAGGAGTGCTGTTAGTTGGACCTCCAGGAACAGGTAAAACGCTGTTGGCAAAAGCGATCGCAGGTGAAGCTGGCGTACCGTTCTTTAGCATCTCCGGTTCCGAATTTGTGGAAATGTTCGTTGGAGTCGGTGCGTCTCGCGTGCGCGATTTGTTTAAAAAAGCAAAAGATAATGCTCCTTGTATCATCTTTATTGATGAAATTGACGCCGTAGGACGTCAGCGGGGTGCAGGTATCGGTGGCGGAAACGACGAACGCGAGCAAACCCTCAACCAATTGCTGACCGAAATGGATGGCTTTGAGGGCAACACTGGTATCATTATCATCGCTGCTACAAACCGTCCTGATGTACTAGATGCAGCCCTGTTGCGTCCCGGACGCTTTGACAGACAAGTGATTGTAGATGCACCCGACATCAAAGGACGCTTGGAAATTTTAAAAGTCCACGCCCGCAACAAGAAATTAGACCCCAGCGTTTCTTTAGAAACAATTGCCCGTCGCTGTCCTGGATTTACTGGTGCAGATTTAGCAAACTTGCTCAACGAAGCTGCTATTCTGACTGCACGACGCCGTAAAGATGCCATCACCAATACAGAAATTGATGATGCAGTAGACCGGGTTGTGGCTGGTATGGAAGGAACGCCATTGGTGGATAGCAAGAGCAAGCGTTTGATTGCTTATCACGAAATAGGACACGCTATCGTCGGTACATTGCTCAAAGACCACGATCCAGTCCAAAAAGTGACCCTGATTCCACGGGGACAGGCACAAGGTTTAACCTGGTTTATTCCAAATGAAGAACAAGGGCTGATCACGCGATCGCAGCTCAAAGCCAGAATTACTGGTGCTTTGGGTGGTCGTGCAGCAGAAGACATCATTTTTGGTGCTGCTGAAGTGACTACTGGTGCAGGCGGCGACTTGCAACAAGTTACCGGAATGGCACGGCAAATGGTAACACGATTTGGGATGTCCGATCTAGGTCCGGTGTCCTTAGAAAGCCAAACAGGTGAAGTTTTCTTAGGTCGCGATTGGATGACCAGATCTGAGTACTCAGAATCCATTGCTGCTCGCATTGATTCTCAAGTTCGCGTCATTGTAGACGAGTGCTACCAATCAGCGAAAAAGATTGTACGAGATAATCGTACTGTTATGGATAGATTGGTAGATTTACTGATTGAGAAAGAAAGCATTGACGGTGAAGAATTTCGACAAATTGTAGCAGAATATACTAGCGTGCCTGAAAAGCAACAGTTTATTCCTACTCTTTAA
- a CDS encoding Uma2 family endonuclease produces MTVTASQDLSEEFAERGWRNEIVTQPDGSEIYVKIPLTSEEFLHPQEGYRLPNSTFHEDIAGGVKDILTRRYASDRTTGVFRDLIVKWGIPGLGNHCPDTFVVFGLRNKEDIRTEFVVPVEGVRPGLIVEVVSPRYRKEDRQTKVKEYAQAGVREYLIFDRRRQRKQVIEEVLGYCLIDGQYLPLTPDDDGRILFETVGLYIGLQDSRVVMEDAQTGERLLTSQELEQQASQAEQRASQAEQRAAKLAELLRAQGINPDEI; encoded by the coding sequence ATGACAGTTACAGCATCTCAGGATTTATCAGAGGAATTTGCTGAACGGGGCTGGCGTAATGAAATTGTCACTCAGCCAGATGGTAGCGAAATTTATGTTAAAATCCCCCTGACATCAGAAGAGTTTCTTCATCCACAGGAAGGATACCGCTTGCCCAACAGTACTTTTCATGAGGATATAGCAGGCGGTGTTAAGGATATATTGACCCGTCGCTATGCTAGCGATCGCACAACGGGAGTATTCCGGGATTTAATTGTTAAGTGGGGGATTCCGGGTTTGGGAAACCACTGTCCCGATACCTTTGTAGTGTTTGGACTGCGAAACAAAGAGGACATCCGCACTGAATTTGTCGTTCCGGTAGAAGGAGTTCGTCCTGGGTTGATTGTGGAAGTTGTTTCTCCTCGCTACCGCAAAGAAGATCGACAAACCAAAGTAAAAGAGTATGCTCAAGCGGGAGTACGGGAATACTTAATTTTCGACCGACGCAGACAACGCAAACAAGTCATTGAAGAAGTTTTGGGCTATTGCCTAATTGACGGGCAGTACTTACCGCTGACTCCTGATGATGATGGACGCATTTTGTTTGAGACTGTGGGGTTGTATATTGGGCTTCAAGATAGTCGAGTTGTAATGGAAGATGCCCAAACCGGTGAACGCTTGTTAACGTCTCAGGAACTCGAGCAACAGGCATCTCAAGCAGAGCAACGAGCATCTCAAGCAGAGCAACGAGCTGCAAAGTTAGCTGAACTTCTCCGAGCGCAAGGAATAAATCCTGACGAAATTTAA